Proteins encoded within one genomic window of Ranitomeya variabilis isolate aRanVar5 chromosome 4, aRanVar5.hap1, whole genome shotgun sequence:
- the LOC143764773 gene encoding transmembrane protein 238-like codes for MWLASLCPPSLCLQIFPDSNSGKMALERCRLALLFAILMDLIGLTSLLVGIFAELKLNNQDYGDLLIYTGAILVFLSLIGWIFWYTGNIEISLEDLQQDYGIKDGTLASLARKISRHLSHRDANNGNRKWLNVRQEGAEKVISLQLSKPKVSKMELEDKF; via the coding sequence ATGTGGCTTGCTTCTTTGTGTCCACCCTCCCTGTGTTTACAGATTTTTCCAGATAGTAATTCAGGCAAAATGGCTTTAGAGCGCTGCCGACTTGCTCTTCTGTTTGCTATTTTGATGGATTTAATTGGACTAACTTCGCTGCTTGTTGGGATCTTTGCAGAACTGAAACTTAATAACCAAGATTACGGTGACTTGTTGATTTATACCGGAGCAATTCTTGTCTTTCTGAGTCTGATTGGCTGGATATTCTGGTATACAGGGAACATTGAAATATCATTGGAAGATTTGCAACAGGATTACGGTATCAAGGATGGTACCTTGGCCTCCTTAGCACGTAAAATTTCTCGTCATCTTTCTCACCGGGATGCCAACAATGGAAACAGAAAATGGCTTAATGTCAGACAAGAGGGAGCAGAAAAAGTGATCTCTCTACAGCTGTCAAAACCAAAAGTTTCTAAAATGGAACTCGAAGATAAATTTTAA